aggggcgcgccccctgcctcgtggccacctcgggcaccgtctcgcgttgattcttcttcccatattcttcaaatatttcaaaaatattctccgtccgtttttatcccgtttggactccgtttgatatggatattctgcgaaacaaaaacatgcaataaataggaactggcactgggcactggatcaatatgttagtcccaaaaataatataaaaaattgccaaaagtgtataaaagttgaataatgtattgacatggaacaataaaaaattataaatacgacggagacgtatcatggcttGTGGCCTCCTGCGCGCCGGGCCGGCCCAGTCTCGCACTCGGCCAGACGAGTCCGCCCTACATCTTGCAGTACGCGAGACATAGACGCGGCCAGTTTTATTTATGACGTATTCAGCAAGCCACGCGTACAATAGGAAGTTTAGGTGCGTCTCGATCTACCGGGTCGGGCTAAGCCTGAGAGAATATATAGGCACACGCCCATCTCTCCGTATCTTGAAACCCTAAGTTGGGGACCTTTGCCTTTCCCCAAACAATAAACTGTTTTTGATACATAATGTACATTTTTCGGCCACCGCAGGGAGTTCGGAGGGAAAGACTGGCGAGTCGATGTTTAGCAAGGAGGGTGAGATGGCCACCGCAGAGAGTTCGAAGGGAAGGACTGGCGGGTCCATGTTTAGCAAGGAGGGTGAGATGGCCACCGCAGGGAGTTCGAAGGGGTGGGAGTACGAGTTTCGCGGGGTTACGATCGCCACCATAGAGAGTTCGAAGGAAAGGCCTGGCGGGCTTAGCAAGGAGTTCCATCAGGCTGGGCTCTGTTTGCAGAATAGTATTCGAGAGATCGAGGCCAAGATTTCGAAGATTGGACATTGCGACCAAGGTGAAGGGAAGAACTTCGATTATCTTCACGTGTTCAGATCGGATATGCTCGTCTTGTTGGCCAAGATCTTCCGTTTGGCCTATGAGGAGGGCCAGCAGACCGCCGGTTGGATCGGCAATAAAGAAGAATCGATGGAGACCGAGAGCAAGATTGGCGACTGCAGAGAGATAGAAACTCTAGGGAAGTCGTCGAAGGGATGCAGAAGTGCCGGATATCTAGAACTCGAGAATCTGCTCCATCGTGCCAGAATCCAAATCGCTGAACAGATAGGCAGAGGCTTTCAATGCAGGGGGCTGCATGATCTGGTTGCAAAGGAGACCCAGGGGCACGTTGTTGGCCAGGCACACAGCCAACTCCCCTGGGATACCGTGCCAGATGTGACAACTGAGATCCTGTTAAAATTTGAGAAAGTGGTCGGTGACATTGACAAGCTATTTCAAGCAGAAAAGATCCGGAAGGAGGCAATGGCAGTGCTGAGGTTCGGCTTCAGACTGCACTTGTTCTCCGAGCAGATTGTGGAGCTGCGGCACGAGATGTCCAAAATGCTGCAATCGTTCTCATCAGTAAACAAAGATATAAGGAGCACATTGCTTAAGTTTATTTCTGAGCCATACTTAGGCCGTATCTGCAAATTGCAACGGATCTCTGAGCGTCTTAGTATGCTCCAGCGAATGTACCCAGATTTTAACACGAAATTGAAATCAACAATCATCAAGCTGAAATCAGAATCATTCTCCTCAGCAATGGAggagttgaagcaggaggaggagagcgGCAGGGAAGGAGTGGCCGCAGAAGGCCATGGAGACCAAAAAgtttccatggagatggagggGAAGAGATTCGCTTCCTATCGTCGCTGCTGGGAATGTATATGGGGCAACGACCGCAACTTCGAAGACCAGAGTGAGTAAACATGAATGCTGCTAGTTATCTAGCCTTAGTTATAGTTTTCTTCTTCACTTACTGCATGATTCCTTAGATGTTGGAATTTACTTCACTTATTGATTATGCTTTATTCTTCTTGAATGCGTAAAAGGATTCTGGCCACTATAATTACTTCATGTTTGACCTACTCATACTTTAACTTGCATACAGCATTATTGAGCCCCATGCTCTTTACACATTGCACAACCCGCATCCCAAGTGAAGCTGTCGCAGGGAGTACCTTGCAGATCTACTCCATCAAAATCTCAACAGCAAAAGAACTCACATTGCCACTGGAGGTGTACGGAGTGGTTGCAGTCCGAGATGCTGTGGACCGTCATCGCAATCCTCTATTCCTTCGTTCAAGAATACATTGCCAAGTCCTCGAAAAAAATGTGTGTATGGTATTTTCATGTTCTTAATATTCAGTTTGTTGCCTGCATCCTTGTTGATTAGTTAATGGCAAACGATTATGCGTGCAGGATTCTTTTTTGAGCTTGACTGGCCCGGCTCGTGCAATTGTGTCAATGGACACTGTTTACATCGAAATCCAACTAAAAGTAAAGGGCGCGACAGAACCTGAAGATACATCATTGATCAGTACATTTGGCTTTTACAATGGTGATAGTTCTGGTAGCTATCTCGCCAAAAACAGTTTGTGCACAGTGGAGTTATGCTATGAGCAACTTAAACAGTCGGTCCAAGCCACTATTGTGGGTGTGTTTGTTACACCCAAACAGGAATCATTGCCTTTTCCATATGGCGGCCGAGTGATTTGCTCCTCACTGCCTCAGGATGGTAATGAAGACATCGATGGGCTCCCACCTAGGGAAGTCTTGCTGCTTGATTCGAAAGGTGAAGGAATGTCTCTGACTAGTAATGGTTACCTTAGTCTGGCAAGACGTGTAGTTTCTGTGGAGTTAAAAGGAAAGCTGCAAGTCCTCATAATGGCTGAATCATCATCACAAAATGCTGAGATTGCTGCTCAATTCTTCTTCACACCCGAAAAATACGACACAAGTAAATGTGACTGTTCCCTCCCTGATGGCTCTAAGGTTGAGATTACTGTTGCTTGGTCCCTTGTTCCCTCGACGATGCTACAGTCAGGTGACAGTCATGAGGACAGTGGGATGGTGACCGCAAGATATTCGAAGGGAAGGAGTGGCGGGTGCTTGTTAGGTGACTCGCTATGCATGGCTACATTCTCAATGCAGCAGAGTGTCAGTTGGGTCCAGGCCCGGGAGGATAAGATTTTGGAGATTGGACTTCGCGAATCCGCG
The window above is part of the Triticum aestivum cultivar Chinese Spring chromosome 2A, IWGSC CS RefSeq v2.1, whole genome shotgun sequence genome. Proteins encoded here:
- the LOC123190657 gene encoding uncharacterized protein; amino-acid sequence: MFSKEGEMATAESSKGRTGGSMFSKEGEMATAGSSKGWEYEFRGVTIATIESSKERPGGLSKEFHQAGLCLQNSIREIEAKISKIGHCDQGEGKNFDYLHVFRSDMLVLLAKIFRLAYEEGQQTAGWIGNKEESMETESKIGDCREIETLGKSSKGCRSAGYLELENLLHRARIQIAEQIGRGFQCRGLHDLVAKETQGHVVGQAHSQLPWDTVPDVTTEILLKFEKVVGDIDKLFQAEKIRKEAMAVLRFGFRLHLFSEQIVELRHEMSKMLQSFSSVNKDIRSTLLKFISEPYLGRICKLQRISERLSMLQRMYPDFNTKLKSTIIKLKSESFSSAMEELKQEEESGREGVAAEGHGDQKVSMEMEGKRFASYRRCWECIWGNDRNFEDQTLLSPMLFTHCTTRIPSEAVAGSTLQIYSIKISTAKELTLPLEVYGVVAVRDAVDRHRNPLFLRSRIHCQVLEKNDSFLSLTGPARAIVSMDTVYIEIQLKVKGATEPEDTSLISTFGFYNGDSSGSYLAKNSLCTVELCYEQLKQSVQATIVGVFVTPKQESLPFPYGGRVICSSLPQDGNEDIDGLPPREVLLLDSKGEGMSLTSNGYLSLARRVVSVELKGKLQVLIMAESSSQNAEIAAQFFFTPEKYDTSKCDCSLPDGSKVEITVAWSLVPSTMLQSGDSHEDSGMVTARYSKGRSGGCLLGDSLCMATFSMQQSVSWVQAREDKILEIGLRESAEHSNLLKLKFDMLELLENIFARAEYDTHSKICDDGDVRPEYETHIKICNDGEMETGGKPSKGRSGDVELLRIGNEGRMLQTPSKIGDGGKLVSKHFKEQMVRFSMSVARSVRNVLEEEAEAETETSGVVPMVGFKLGLLSRQFDELWDDMRQLVSIEAKFLAICMLIHEPFARYCSTLKFISAVFNRLCRWVPDLTTAMGSIREHEEIEDGDKVGKFVNEYEEEKKAEQFYFSAHRENWEFSRSNFGSFEDTTVLSSMLFTHYIPGHTQLGADVGRTMQVYSIKVVETAETEGYALEWPLKVYGVVAARDVVDYRRNILFLRTRDDCQILTKQDPFLHLTGPSRAIISGDILDNTLIIEVHLRLKDTVESEDRTLISKAFVYDEDDLGSGDSISEHLLQGLCSIELRYEHIEQSLQATILGIRVIQGPLCCGNGIKVFCSALPKDKTQDGVKCPFECVLLLGSQTGTVPVGGYLDLSRQVVSVKLRGELKILIQAEEISGSVVFKAEDSNISRERCRLGDCEVEITIAWSLLVESQHDLSVKGYIAPYAEELISPMPIMKLYRSRSLKMV